One Ricinus communis isolate WT05 ecotype wild-type chromosome 2, ASM1957865v1, whole genome shotgun sequence DNA segment encodes these proteins:
- the LOC8283207 gene encoding 40S ribosomal protein S18: MSLVANEDFQHILRVLNTNVDGKQKIMFALTSIKGIGRRFANIVCKKADVDMNKRAGELTAAELDNLMVIVANPRQFKIPDWFLNRQKDYKDGKYSQVVSNALDMKLRDDLERLKKIRNHRGLRHYWGLRVRGQHTKTTGRRGKTVGVSKKR, translated from the exons ATG TCTCTGGTGGCAAACGAGGATTTTCAGCACATTCTGCGTGTGCTGAATACTAATGTTGATGGGAAGCAAAAGATTATGTTTGCTTTGACATCTATCAAAGGTATTGGCAGGCGATTCGCTAACATTGTTTGCAAGAAGGCTGATGTTGACATGAACAAGAG GGCTGGTGAATTGACTGCTGCTGAGCTGGATAATCTCATGGTCATTGTTGCAAATCCTCGTCAATTTAAGATCCCAGACTGGTTTTTGAATCGGCAGAAAGATTACAAGGATGGCAAATATTCTCAAGTTGTGTCTAATGCACTTGACATGAAGTTGAGAGATGATTTGGAGCGATTGAAGAAGATCAG GAACCATCGTGGTCTGAGGCACTACTGGGGTCTTCGGGTCAGGGGACAGCACACCAAGACCACTGGTCGGCGTGGAAAGACAGTTGGTGTTTCTAAGAAGCGGTGA